From the Saccharobesus litoralis genome, one window contains:
- a CDS encoding integrase core domain-containing protein, whose amino-acid sequence MNKGRWLHYLALIWNILFRRIKGVWFYKIRAVQRKADFRTHKNIKTTPPESQPKNQKKPQWVIDKIIYLKAHLPNVGCGTIALTFNRLYQHQGQTVSKTFVYEKLKANQYAVAVKRRAIKRKKPKPITVNHTWGLDLTCVTLNKQQHLVLGIIDHGSRALLKLQNLNNKSALTLLRALVQTFKQFGIPKAIRTDNEACFNAKFLKKAFWILGIKPQTTNIASPWQNGRIERCFGSFKQLWRQVDFAPCCDLQTELSRYQTWYNHVRPHSQLNGLTPIEAFSNKPHNQKSPPVWVSDWDGVLSGFYFPD is encoded by the coding sequence ATGAACAAAGGACGATGGCTGCACTATTTAGCATTAATCTGGAATATATTATTCAGGCGAATTAAAGGTGTCTGGTTTTATAAAATACGTGCTGTTCAGCGAAAAGCGGATTTTCGGACTCACAAAAATATCAAAACAACACCTCCTGAATCTCAACCTAAAAACCAGAAAAAGCCACAATGGGTGATTGATAAAATTATTTACCTAAAAGCGCATTTGCCCAATGTGGGTTGTGGCACGATTGCTTTAACCTTTAATCGGCTTTATCAACATCAAGGCCAAACGGTCAGTAAAACCTTTGTTTATGAAAAGTTAAAAGCCAATCAATATGCTGTGGCAGTGAAACGCAGAGCAATAAAACGAAAAAAGCCCAAACCTATTACGGTCAACCATACATGGGGGTTGGATTTAACGTGTGTCACGCTAAACAAACAACAACACCTAGTATTGGGTATTATCGACCATGGCTCGCGCGCTTTATTGAAGCTACAAAATCTCAATAATAAAAGTGCGTTAACGTTACTGCGTGCATTAGTTCAAACCTTTAAGCAATTCGGCATACCAAAAGCGATCCGCACCGATAACGAGGCTTGCTTTAATGCCAAGTTTTTGAAAAAAGCGTTTTGGATACTAGGCATTAAGCCACAAACCACCAATATCGCTAGCCCTTGGCAAAATGGCCGAATTGAGCGTTGTTTTGGTTCGTTTAAGCAATTGTGGCGGCAGGTTGATTTTGCGCCTTGTTGTGACTTACAAACTGAGCTTTCGCGCTATCAAACTTGGTATAACCATGTCAGGCCACATAGCCAACTCAACGGCCTAACACCGATAGAAGCTTTTTCTAACAAACCACACAATCAAAAAAGCCCACCGGTTTGGGTTTCAGATTGGGATGGCGTACTAAGCGGCTTTTATTTTCCGGATTAG
- a CDS encoding ATP-binding protein codes for MKKFYNRQSELTQLTSVSANIESTNGQLSVLVGKRRVGKTRLLKEALFRDNQQRTLYLFISRKSESMLVKEFADLIVTELGAKFFKPDTLRDVFEYLLDYSTQRPLTVIIDEFQDIQRVNDSLFSDLQNLWGSYKAESMMHLVCCGSMYNMMTKIFKEKDEPLMNRDDRFFHIKPLKPSIIKAIMQDVGVFSAERMLEWWCLSGGIPKYLEWLSYSTQNDSVFDYVISSSSPFMKEGLHRLVEDFGAEHAHYFDILNAIARGKTSRSDIKNYVDAGIDVHLERLEKNFNVVSKYKPISSKETTRDTRFSIEDPFLNFWFTFIHSNASAVEMDNFDYIKAHIKRDFSTFSGLQLEGLFKAILAESNQFNQIGSYWNNKGRDEIDIVAINKLDKIVLIAEVKRNQSKYDEAKLIGKAQGLLAKMNLSEHKVSYRGFSLDNLEQVMEEFKPRFDGN; via the coding sequence ATGAAGAAATTCTACAACAGACAGTCAGAATTAACGCAATTGACGAGTGTGTCAGCCAATATTGAATCAACAAATGGTCAGCTCAGTGTACTTGTTGGTAAACGCCGCGTAGGTAAAACAAGATTACTTAAAGAAGCTTTGTTTCGCGATAATCAGCAGCGCACTTTATACTTATTTATTAGTCGCAAAAGCGAAAGTATGTTGGTAAAAGAGTTTGCTGACCTGATTGTTACCGAACTTGGAGCAAAGTTTTTTAAACCTGACACCCTGCGAGATGTATTTGAGTATCTCTTGGATTATTCAACACAAAGACCGCTCACCGTGATTATTGATGAATTTCAAGACATCCAACGTGTTAATGACTCTCTGTTTTCTGATTTACAAAACCTATGGGGTTCATACAAGGCTGAATCCATGATGCACTTAGTGTGCTGCGGTAGTATGTACAACATGATGACTAAGATCTTTAAGGAAAAAGATGAGCCATTGATGAATCGAGATGACAGGTTTTTTCATATAAAACCGTTAAAGCCTTCAATAATCAAAGCCATTATGCAGGATGTTGGTGTGTTCTCAGCCGAGAGAATGCTTGAATGGTGGTGTTTGTCTGGAGGTATTCCTAAGTACTTAGAGTGGTTATCGTATTCTACGCAAAATGATTCTGTGTTTGATTATGTTATTTCGAGCTCTTCGCCATTTATGAAAGAGGGTTTACATCGATTAGTGGAAGATTTTGGCGCTGAGCATGCACATTACTTTGATATTCTCAATGCAATTGCTCGCGGTAAAACCTCGCGTTCAGACATTAAAAACTATGTGGATGCCGGAATTGACGTTCATTTGGAACGACTTGAAAAAAACTTTAATGTTGTAAGCAAATACAAACCAATATCATCTAAGGAAACGACAAGAGATACCCGTTTCTCGATTGAAGATCCGTTTCTTAATTTCTGGTTCACGTTTATTCATTCAAACGCTAGCGCGGTTGAAATGGATAATTTTGATTACATCAAAGCTCATATAAAACGCGACTTTTCAACTTTTTCTGGTTTGCAACTAGAAGGGCTATTTAAAGCGATCCTTGCTGAATCCAACCAGTTTAATCAGATTGGAAGTTATTGGAATAACAAGGGTAGAGACGAGATAGATATTGTCGCTATTAACAAGCTCGATAAGATAGTGTTAATCGCTGAAGTTAAGCGCAATCAAAGTAAATATGATGAAGCTAAATTGATTGGCAAAGCTCAGGGGCTGCTTGCCAAGATGAACTTGAGCGAACACAAAGTTAGCTATCGTGGTTTCTCACTTGATAACCTTGAACAGGTAATGGAAGAGTTTAAGCCAAGGTTTGATGGTAATTGA